The DNA sequence TTCTGCACTTTTGGGCAATCTTCCCAAATCATCTTTTTCAAATTTAACTGTTTCCGCTTTCCAATTCGTACCCATAAAACGATTTGCACGGTTTATGAGTGCAACGGATTTGTACAATGCGACCTCACATTCTGCAAAACGCTGTCTGCCCAAATTGGCACTCGTTACAATATCATCATCCCAAAGGCGAACGGATACCCCTGCGTGTCCGAGTTCAACTAGACTGTGGTTCATTTCCATTAAAGCGGTCAGAACTTTTGAGCCTGTACCACCTGCACCGATTATGTTTACGGTAATAGGGTTTGTCGAATTTATCAGGTAAATATCCGTAAAATGTATTTTTGTTTTCTCGGTATTCATCACAATAGATTTTTAAGTGTTTTGTTATTTTTCTTCAATACTTCTTTGGGAAAGGTTTTTCCTGTCCCAATAAGGTCTTTCCAAAGATTTACGCAATTACCTTTTATTGGACTGTTCTGCCCCAATAAATGACTGAAATAACTGTTGAAAAAATAGTTTTCCCAAGCTTGTGTAAATTCCTCTACCGAAGCGGAGTTTTTGATGTTGATATTGACAGAACCCATGCATACTTTGCCGTCCTCATAGATGTTGAAAAAAGGTGCGAAATACAATGGCGTTTTCTCTGTCGGTCTTCTATCACTTGTGAGTGCAAATAGCCAAAGACTGTTTTTGTTGGCATACCAAACCATAGGAGGTACATACGCTATACCACTCGGAATGTCCAGACCGTTCACAAAATACAGCTGTCGCCTCTGTGCTTTGGTGTACCATAATACCGCACCTTTATCAATATTGGGATTAATATGCAGAATGTTGGTTGGCAAAATCCCATTGGATTTTAAAAAGGCTTTATCCTTGTTCTTTTCGGTCTGCAGTGACTTTGCCAATGCATTGGCTTCCCGTTCTGTTAATGGATGAGCATTAATAGGACTGCCGTTTTTGTCCATATCAAAATGCTCCACATATACATCGTTATCCGTTCCTTTGGCTTCATAGAAAACCAAAGCGGATTTTGGGTGGTACAAAGTCCCAAAACTTGCGGTTATATCGTTTGTGTTTTTCATTTTCTTGTTGTTTCATAGTTATACAATAGACTGCACATATCGTCCAATAGGGCAAATAATCTGTTCTCAAAATCAAGACTGGTATTTGTTACGTCTTTGCCGTCAAAGCATTTGCAAATGGTAGGTTCCTGCATTGCTCCGTACTCGTTAAACTCGTTGTTTATGGTGTCGGAAATACTCTCGTACAACCATCCTTTGGTGTGCGATATAAAGGAAATGTACTTTTCCATACCGATAGTTTCGTTTTCGTCCTCTTCATTGTCGGGGTCATCCTTTATTTGTGCGTTTCGGAAAATGCTTGCGTTT is a window from the Flavobacterium cupriresistens genome containing:
- a CDS encoding PRTRC system protein B codes for the protein MKNTNDITASFGTLYHPKSALVFYEAKGTDNDVYVEHFDMDKNGSPINAHPLTEREANALAKSLQTEKNKDKAFLKSNGILPTNILHINPNIDKGAVLWYTKAQRRQLYFVNGLDIPSGIAYVPPMVWYANKNSLWLFALTSDRRPTEKTPLYFAPFFNIYEDGKVCMGSVNINIKNSASVEEFTQAWENYFFNSYFSHLLGQNSPIKGNCVNLWKDLIGTGKTFPKEVLKKNNKTLKNLL